The Brasilonema sennae CENA114 genome includes a region encoding these proteins:
- the lysA gene encoding diaminopimelate decarboxylase has protein sequence MVSTHPAGVQYSGSQYLPQANPQNISLSPNQQLLPLTARVNNHDHLEIGGCDVTTLVEQFGSPLYILDEQTLRTACRQYQDSFKRYYKGESQVLYASKAWSCISVCAIAHDAGLGIDVVSGGELYTALSAGVNPDKIYFHGNNKSHQELTFAIESGCIIVVDNWYELRTLVDIAKQTATQRSIRIMLRLTPGIECHTHEYIRTGHLDSKFGFDPNQLDDLFTFVSQQSVINCLGLHAHIGSQIFERQPHQDLAAVMVQWLNKAAGYGLSIKELNVGGGLGIKYTESDDPPSIEEWVKPICEVIQQACAANNLPLPKLLSEPGRSLIGTACVTAYSIGSSKVIPEIRTYVAVDGGMSDNPRPITYQSVYRAVVANRMSAPITESVTIAGKHCESGDILIKDARVPKIESGDILVVIATGAYNYSMASNYNRLPRPAAVIVANGEANLILRRETYQDLIRQDCLPQRLKS, from the coding sequence ATGGTATCGACACACCCTGCTGGGGTTCAATATTCTGGTAGTCAGTATTTACCACAAGCAAACCCTCAAAACATCAGTCTTTCACCAAATCAGCAACTTTTGCCGTTAACAGCCAGAGTTAACAATCATGATCATCTCGAAATTGGCGGTTGTGACGTCACAACGTTAGTTGAACAATTTGGATCACCGCTCTATATTTTAGATGAGCAAACCCTGCGAACAGCTTGTCGTCAATATCAAGACAGCTTCAAACGTTATTACAAGGGGGAATCTCAGGTACTGTACGCTTCCAAAGCGTGGAGTTGTATTTCTGTTTGTGCGATCGCACACGATGCTGGTTTAGGAATAGATGTCGTCTCTGGGGGTGAACTCTATACAGCCCTGAGTGCGGGTGTCAATCCCGATAAAATCTATTTCCACGGCAATAATAAATCCCACCAAGAACTAACTTTTGCCATTGAGTCTGGCTGCATCATTGTAGTAGATAACTGGTATGAGTTACGTACTTTGGTGGATATAGCTAAACAAACAGCAACACAACGTTCTATCCGCATCATGTTGCGTTTAACGCCAGGTATCGAATGTCACACCCACGAGTATATTCGCACGGGACATTTAGATAGCAAATTTGGCTTTGATCCCAATCAACTAGATGATTTGTTTACTTTTGTCAGTCAACAATCTGTGATTAACTGTCTGGGATTACATGCTCACATAGGTTCCCAAATTTTTGAACGTCAACCTCATCAAGATTTAGCTGCGGTGATGGTGCAGTGGCTAAATAAAGCTGCTGGATATGGTTTATCGATCAAAGAGTTGAATGTGGGAGGCGGCTTAGGGATTAAGTATACAGAATCGGATGATCCACCTAGCATAGAAGAGTGGGTGAAACCGATTTGTGAAGTTATTCAACAAGCTTGTGCTGCAAACAATTTGCCTTTGCCCAAATTATTATCTGAACCAGGGCGTTCACTGATTGGAACAGCTTGTGTGACAGCATACTCTATTGGTTCATCCAAGGTAATTCCAGAAATACGTACCTATGTAGCAGTTGATGGAGGAATGTCTGACAATCCGCGGCCAATCACATACCAGTCTGTGTATCGCGCAGTCGTTGCTAACCGAATGTCTGCTCCAATAACAGAAAGTGTAACAATAGCTGGCAAACATTGTGAATCTGGGGATATTCTAATAAAAGATGCCCGAGTGCCAAAAATTGAATCTGGGGATATTCTTGTAGTTATTGCGACTGGTGCTTACAATTACAGTATGGCATCTAACTACAAT
- the rimI gene encoding ribosomal protein S18-alanine N-acetyltransferase — protein sequence MSKLELEIKHLTSADLSAVLELDQICFGGLWTLEGYQRELDSPNSDLLGLFSGVSVVRLLGISCFWSILDEAHITILAVHPQYHRQGFGQALLYSVLKNACRRGLERATLEVRASNSAAISLYEKFGFKIAGRRRRYYKDDEDALILWLGNLQQPQFQKTLYDWDIIIRDRLTKAS from the coding sequence GTGAGCAAATTAGAATTAGAAATCAAACACCTCACTTCAGCAGATTTGAGTGCAGTGCTGGAACTCGACCAAATCTGCTTCGGTGGTTTATGGACTCTCGAAGGCTACCAACGCGAGTTAGATAGCCCTAACAGTGATTTATTGGGTTTGTTCTCTGGTGTATCTGTTGTCAGGCTACTAGGAATAAGTTGTTTTTGGTCAATTTTAGATGAAGCTCACATCACTATCTTGGCGGTTCATCCTCAATACCACCGTCAAGGTTTTGGACAGGCTCTTTTGTATTCTGTGCTGAAAAATGCTTGCAGACGCGGTTTAGAGCGAGCAACCCTCGAAGTGCGAGCTTCTAATTCAGCAGCAATTTCTTTATATGAAAAATTTGGCTTTAAAATAGCCGGGCGGCGGCGGCGCTATTACAAAGATGATGAAGACGCGCTGATTTTATGGCTTGGAAATTTGCAACAGCCACAATTTCAGAAAACTTTATATGACTGGGACATTATCATTCGCGATCGCTTGACAAAAGCATCCTAG
- a CDS encoding ATP-dependent Clp protease ATP-binding subunit: protein MFERFTEKAIKVIMLAQEEARRLGHNFVGTEQILLGLIGEGTGVAAKVLKSMGVNLKDARIEVEKIIGRGSGFVAVEIPFTPRAKRVLELSLEEARQLGHNYIGTEHLLLGLIREGEGVAARVLENLGVDLSKVRTQVIRMLGETAEVSAGGQPRGNKTPTLDEFGSNLTQMAADGKLDPVVGRAKEIERVIQILGRRTKNNPVLIGEPGVGKTAIAEGLAQRIANKDVPDILEDKRVVTLDIGLLVAGTKYRGEFEERLKKIMDEIRQAGNVVLVIDEVHTLIGAGAAEGAIDAANILKPALARGELQCIGATTLDEYRKHIERDAALERRFQPVMVGEPSVDETIEILYGLRERYEQHHKLKISDEALLAAAKLSDRYISDRYLPDKAIDLIDEAGSRVRLINSQLPPAAKELDKELRQILKEKDDAVRAQDFDRAGELRDREMEIKAEIRAIAQSKTNGSRTEGDEPVVTEEDIAHIVASWTGVPVNKLTESESEKLLHMEDTLHQRLIGQEDAVKAVSRAIRRARVGLKNPNRPIASFIFSGPTGVGKTELAKALASYFFGSEEAMIRLDMSEYMERHTVSKLIGSPPGYVGYNEGGQLTEAVRRRPYTVVLFDEIEKAHPDVFNMLLQILEDGRLTDAKGRTVDFKNTLLILTSNIGSKVIEKSGSGFGFDVAEDQTEAQYNRIKSLVNEELKQYFRPEFLNRLDEIIVFRQLSKEEVSQIATIMLKEVFGRLTEKGITLEVTDRFNNRLIEEGYSPSYGARPLRRAIMRLLEDSLAEEILSGRIKDGDTAIVDVDDTGNVIVRAEQRRELLTPVVE, encoded by the coding sequence ATGTTTGAACGCTTCACAGAAAAAGCCATAAAGGTAATTATGCTAGCCCAAGAAGAAGCTCGCCGTCTTGGGCATAATTTCGTAGGTACCGAGCAGATCCTCCTGGGTCTGATTGGAGAAGGTACCGGAGTAGCGGCTAAGGTGCTGAAGTCTATGGGTGTCAATCTCAAAGACGCTCGGATTGAAGTAGAAAAAATCATAGGTCGAGGCTCCGGCTTTGTCGCTGTGGAAATTCCGTTTACGCCACGGGCAAAGCGCGTTCTGGAACTATCCTTGGAAGAAGCGCGCCAATTAGGGCATAACTACATTGGCACCGAGCATCTGCTGTTGGGCTTGATCCGAGAAGGGGAAGGTGTAGCAGCCAGAGTTCTAGAAAACCTAGGAGTGGACCTTTCTAAGGTAAGAACCCAAGTGATCCGAATGCTGGGAGAAACAGCTGAGGTGAGCGCTGGTGGTCAACCACGTGGAAATAAAACCCCGACATTGGACGAGTTTGGCTCAAATCTGACCCAAATGGCAGCAGATGGCAAACTCGATCCTGTAGTAGGACGCGCCAAAGAAATTGAACGGGTGATCCAGATTTTGGGTCGGCGGACAAAAAATAATCCCGTCCTGATTGGGGAACCAGGGGTAGGTAAAACCGCGATCGCCGAAGGTTTAGCACAACGCATTGCTAATAAAGATGTCCCCGACATCTTAGAAGACAAACGTGTGGTAACCCTGGATATCGGTTTACTTGTCGCCGGAACCAAGTACCGGGGTGAATTTGAAGAACGCCTGAAAAAAATCATGGATGAAATCCGTCAGGCGGGCAATGTTGTTCTCGTGATTGACGAAGTCCACACCTTAATTGGTGCAGGTGCGGCAGAAGGCGCAATCGATGCAGCAAATATCCTCAAACCCGCCTTGGCGCGAGGTGAATTGCAATGCATCGGAGCCACAACTCTAGATGAATACCGCAAACACATCGAGCGGGATGCAGCCCTAGAGCGCCGCTTCCAGCCAGTCATGGTGGGTGAACCGTCAGTTGATGAGACGATTGAGATTCTCTATGGACTGCGCGAGCGCTACGAACAGCACCACAAGCTGAAAATCTCCGATGAAGCTTTGCTTGCAGCGGCGAAGTTATCTGATAGATATATCAGTGACCGTTACCTTCCAGATAAAGCAATCGACTTGATTGACGAAGCAGGAAGTCGGGTTCGCTTGATTAACTCGCAATTACCCCCTGCAGCTAAAGAATTGGACAAAGAACTGCGTCAGATTTTGAAAGAAAAAGACGATGCAGTCCGCGCTCAAGACTTTGATAGAGCTGGGGAGTTGCGCGATCGCGAAATGGAAATCAAAGCCGAAATTCGCGCCATTGCTCAAAGCAAGACCAACGGTAGTCGCACTGAAGGTGACGAACCTGTCGTTACCGAAGAAGACATTGCTCACATTGTCGCTTCCTGGACAGGAGTTCCGGTGAACAAACTCACCGAATCTGAATCCGAGAAGCTGCTGCACATGGAAGACACCCTGCATCAACGCTTGATTGGTCAAGAAGATGCTGTCAAAGCAGTTTCACGTGCAATTCGTCGCGCTCGTGTCGGTTTGAAAAATCCTAATCGACCCATTGCTAGCTTCATTTTCTCTGGTCCAACAGGTGTAGGTAAAACCGAGTTAGCAAAAGCTTTGGCTTCTTACTTCTTCGGTTCCGAAGAAGCGATGATTCGCCTAGATATGTCGGAATATATGGAGCGCCATACCGTCAGCAAGCTGATTGGTTCGCCTCCTGGTTATGTCGGATATAACGAAGGTGGTCAACTGACCGAAGCTGTGCGTCGTCGTCCTTACACAGTTGTGCTATTCGACGAAATCGAAAAAGCACACCCCGACGTCTTTAATATGCTATTGCAAATTTTAGAAGACGGTCGCTTAACCGATGCGAAAGGTCGCACCGTAGACTTCAAGAACACCTTGCTGATTTTGACTTCCAATATCGGTTCCAAGGTAATCGAGAAGAGTGGTAGCGGCTTCGGCTTTGATGTCGCTGAAGATCAAACAGAAGCGCAATACAACCGGATTAAATCCTTGGTTAACGAAGAACTCAAGCAATACTTCCGTCCTGAGTTCCTCAACCGACTGGATGAAATCATCGTCTTCCGTCAATTGAGCAAAGAAGAGGTCTCTCAAATCGCCACGATCATGCTCAAGGAAGTGTTTGGTCGCTTGACAGAAAAAGGCATCACACTGGAAGTCACCGATAGATTCAACAACCGTCTCATCGAAGAAGGTTATAGCCCTAGCTACGGCGCAAGACCATTACGTCGGGCAATTATGCGCTTGTTAGAAGATAGCCTAGCGGAAGAGATTCTGTCTGGTCGCATTAAAGATGGTGATACAGCCATTGTTGATGTGGATGACACTGGTAATGTGATTGTCAGAGCTGAACAGCGCCGGGAATTGTTGACCCCTGTCGTTGAATAG